The Bubalus bubalis isolate 160015118507 breed Murrah chromosome 16, NDDB_SH_1, whole genome shotgun sequence genome window below encodes:
- the LOC102404748 gene encoding olfactory receptor 5B3-like produces the protein MMKNTTGVTQFLLLGLTSDPELQVPLFITFTLIYLTTLIGNLGIVMLILLDSHLHTPMYFFLSNLSLVDICFSSAVTPTVLAGFIPGDKVISYDACAAQIFFFAAFATAESYLLASMAYDRYAAVCKPLHYTTTMTRSVCAVLATGSYVCGFLNASIHTGDTFSLSFYTFNVVHHFFCDVPAVMVLSCSDRHVSELVLVYVVSFNVFFALLVILISYIFIFITILKMPSSAGHQKALSTCASHFTAVSIYYGTIIFMYSQPSSSHSMDTDKMASVFYAMIIPLLNPVVYSLRNREVKSAFIKLVVEAKLSLGL, from the coding sequence ATGATGAAGAACACGACAGGAGTGACACAGTTTCTTCTCCTGGGACTAACCAGTGACCCAGAGCTACAAGTTCCACTCTTTATAACGTTCACCCTCATCTACCTCACCACTCTGATTGGGAACTTGGGCATCGTCATGTTGATTCTATTGGACTCTCATCTCCACAcgcccatgtactttttcctcagtAACCTGTCTCTGGTGGACATTTGTTTCTCTTCAGCTGTCACTCCCACAGTCCTGGCTGGATTCATTCCAGGAGACAAGGTCATCTCCTATGACGCGTGTGCTGCTCAGATATTCTTTTTTGCAGCCTTTGCCACTGCAGAAAGTTACCTTTTGGCCTCAATGGCCTATGATCGCTATGCAGCCGTGTGCAAACCCCTACATTACACCACCACCATGACAAGAAGTGTGTGTGCTGTTCTGGCTACAGGCTCCTATGTCTGTGGTTTTCTGAATGCCTCCATCCACACTGGAGACACCTTCAGTCTGTCTTTCTATACGTTCAATGTGGTCCATCACTTTTTCTGTGATGTTCCAGCTGTCATGGTTCTCTCTTGTTCTGATAGACATGTTAGTGAACTGGTTCTAGTTTATGTAGTAAGCTTCAATGTCTTTTTTGCTCTCCTGGTTATCTTGATAtcctatatattcatatttatcacCATCCTAAAGATGCCCTCATCTGCAGGGCACCAGAAGGCTTTGTCCACCTGTGCCTCCCACTTCACTGCCGTATCCATCTACTATGGAACAATTATCTTCATGTACTCACAGCCCAGCTCCAGTCACTCCATGGACACGGACAAAATGGCCTCTGTGTTCTATGCTATGATCATTCCATTGCTGAACCCTGTGGTCTACAGCCTGAGAAACAGGGAGGTCAAGAGTGCATTTATAAAGCTTGTTGTAGAGGCAAAATTGTCCCTAGGATTATGA